CGTCGGCGCGGTCGGCGTTGACGGTGATGTCGTTGTCGCCCTTGGCCAGCTGGGCCATGGCGGCGGTCAGGGTGGTGATGGGACGCGCGATCGTCCGGCTCAGCAGGACCGAAAGGGTCATGGCGGTCGCGATCAGGGCGATGCCGCCGAGGATCAAGGCGGCGATGGCGGTGGTGATGGCGTCTTCCTGACGCTGGCCGTTCTTGGCGATCAGCTCCGCCTGGACCGTCCGGATGTCGCGCAGGGGCAGCACGGCCTCGCTGACCAGAACCTTCTTGCCGGCGTCGCGCACGATCTGCTGCGCCTCGTCGCGCCGGCCCGAGCGAACCACCTGAATGATCCGGTCGCCCCAGTCCTTGCGCCAGGCCAGGGTCGCCGTGTGCGAGTCCTCAAGGCTCTTCAGGTTAGCAGGATCTTTCAGCTGACCCTTCATCTCGGTGTAGATGGTATCGTATTCGTCGCGGCCTTCGTAATAGGACTTGAGGTAGGTCTCGTCCCCGGTCACGAGGAAGCCCCGGAACTGGCTGTTCTGCCGCAGGATAGCGGTCTCCAACGACAGGGCGTTGGCGTGGATCGACTGGCTCAGATTGTTGCTGTCGGTCGACGACCGGATCATCCAGATCGTGCCGAAGAACACCGTCATCATGATCGCGGCAGAGACGCAGATCAGAACGAATGACAGGCTCAGTTTCCGGGTAATATTCATCGCAGCGATCATGTTCTTGATTTGCAACTTTGTTTACGTGGCCAGCCCGAGACAGAAGGACGAAGGGTCCAACAGGTGCGGAATTCACGCTCCTGAACGACCGACGCGCAGTGTTCGAAAACGGGACTCCACCTGCCACGGTTGACTACATTTGGTTGAAGGGAGGGTTAACAGCGCGCCGAATGTCGCCTCTGCTTCAAATCCGGACCCCGCGCAGCCCGCTCACTTGTATAAGCTAGGTATTTTTACCTAACGGCGTCCGCTCGACGCATGGGCGGGGCGAACGGCGGCGGACAAGACACCGGTCCCAAAACCCGCACCCAGGCCCCGCCGGACACTCGGGAATTTATATGAATTTAACGATCGTGGCCTAGCTACCGAAGGATCGACGGCTCGCGAATGACCGACTGAAGTGGCTGGTCGCGGCGAACGATTAGATCGCGGATACTTCCGAAGTACTTGGAAGGGCGCATCGGGAATAGTTGACTATGCGGATCGTGAATTGATGACTGTACTCACGACCGCCGACGCCCGGCATGAATTCCTGCGCCAGGCCCAGCGCTGCCGCGAGATGGGCTCTCCCTTCCTGGCCTCCGTTCTCGAGGCCGTGGACCGCCAGCTTCTTCACGCGCCGATCAGCGCGAACATGATCATGGACTGGTCGGGCGATCTGGCCGCGGCCGCCGTGGCCCTGCGCTTCAACGGCGCGCTCCATGCCCTCGCGCGTCGCGGCGAGCCCCAGTATCTCGCGGCCCTGTACCGCCGAGAGCATGACGACTTCGACGGCGCCGTCGCCGCCGCCCTGGCGCAGGAAGACCGCTTCATCGCCAACTGGCTGCGTGAGCCGACCCAGACCAATGAGATCGCCCGCGCGGCCGCGATCCTGTCCGGCCTGATGGCGGCGCCGCTAAATCGGCCCATGCCGTTCGAACTGCTGGAGCTCGGCTCCAGCTGCGGCCTGAACCTCAATCTCGCACGTTATGCCTATGACCTCGGCGGCCTGACCGCGGGCGACCCTGCCTCCCCCGTCCGGATCGCGCCCCGGTGGCGCGGCGCGGCGCCGACCGTCACTCCGGTGACCATCGCCTCGGCGCGCGGCGTCGACCTGCATCCGCTGAACGCCGCCGACGCCAACGACCGCGAACGCCTGCTGTCCTTCACCTGGTCGGACCAGCCCGAACGCTCGAAGCGGCTGGAAGGCGCCCTGCAGGTCGCGCTGGCCCATCCGCCGCGCATCGAACGCGGCGACGCCCTGGACTGGCTGACCGAGCAACTGGCCCAGCCGCAGGAGTTCGGACAGTGCCGCGCCATCGTCCACTCGATGTTCCTGCAGTATCTGCCCGATTGGGACCAGCAGGCGATCTCGATCATGATCGCCGCCGCCGGCGCGATGGCGACCTCCGAACGCCCCCTGATCTGGATCGGCTATGAGTGGACCAAGGACCGCACCGAGGTGGAGCTGCGCCTCACGTCCTGGCCGTCCGGCGAAACCGTCGTCCTGGCCAAGGGCCACCCCTATGGCGACTGGCTGGAATGGCTCGACGCCTCGGCGATGCCGGTGGAAGTCGCCGCCTAGGATCGCCTACGGCAGCCGGATCAGGTTCTGAACCAGACCCGGCGTCTCGACCCGCACGCGATACAGGCCGCCCAGTGTCGGCTGTTCGGCGCGCTTGTCCGCATTCCCCAGCCAGGCCGTGGTCATATAGAGGTCTTGCAGGTCCGCGCCGCCGAAGGCCGCCTTGGTCACCGTCTGCACCGGCGTCTGGATCTTGCCGATCCGCTCGCCCTCGGGCGAGTACAGCCCCACGCCCCAGCCGTTGAACAGACCGACGTGCAGCACCCCGTCGGCGCGCATGGTCGGCCCGTCGCAATAGCCGTCATCGGTCACCGCGAAGACCCGTCGGTTCGACAGCACGCCCGCCTCGTGATCGAAGGCCAGCACCGTCTTGGCCAGGGTGTCGTGGTGATACAGGGTCTTGCCGTCGGGGCTCAGGCACGGGCCGTTGGTGACGCCGTAGCCGTCGTCATGCCGAACCAGCTCGCCCTCGAACCAGCGATAGAGGGCGCCAGTCTTCTGTTCCTCAGAATCGTCCATCGACCCGAACCACAGCGAGCCGTCCGGCGCCACGAAGCCGTCGTTCAGCCGGTTCTGCGGCCGGTCTTCCTCGACGGGCAGGATCAGGGTGAAGCCGCCCGTCGCCGGATCGAACCGGTGCAGGCCGCCGCGCACGCCGCACATCAGCGACCCGTCCTCGGCCGGCAGGGCGAAGCCGATCTGGTCGGGCGCGTCCCACGACGCCTTCTCGCCGGTTGCGGGCGTATAGCGATGCAGCCGCCGCCCCTTGATGTCGACGAACCACAGGCAGGACCGGGCCGCATCCCAGACGGGGCCCTCCCCCAGCTCGGCGCCCAGATCCCAGATCAGCTCAGGTTCGGCAGTCATCAGGCGGACGGGCTCCAGGACGCGCTCCAGGCGCCGACGAAGGCGCGGGCGACAGCGCCGACCTCGCTAGCCGTCCGGCCGGGCTTGTACAAGGCGGAGCCGATGCCGAAGCCGTCGGCCCCCGCCGCGCGCCAACCGGCCATATTGGCGGGATCGACGCCGCCCACCGCATAGAGGGGCTGGCCCTTCGGCAGCACCGCCTTCACGGCCTTGACCGCACCGGGCCCTGCCAGTTCGGCCGGGAACAGCTTCAGCACATCGGCGCCCGCCTCCAGCGCCGCGAAGGCCTCCGTCGGGGTGAAGAAGCCCGGCATGGAGAAGAGGCCCAGGGCCTTGGTCCGTTCGATGACGCGCGGATTGATATTGGGCGAGATGATCAGCTGACCACCGGCTCCGGCGACGTCCTCGGCCGCCTGAGGCGTCAGCACCGTGCCCGCCCCAACCACCGCCCGGCCGTCCAGGGCGTCGCGCAGCAGGCGGATGCTCTCGAGCGGGCGCGGCGAGTTCAGCGGCACCTCCAGGCAGGTGAAGCCGGCGTCGACCAGGGCCTCGCCGACCCCGACCGCCTCTTCCGGCGTCAGGCCGCGCAGGATGGCGACCAGAGGGAGGGCGTCGAGGGCGGATTGAACAGTGAGCGTCATGGCAGGGCCTTCCAGATTCGATAGAGGCCGCGCGCCACGGCGACTTCGCCCGACACCCGGCTGACCTGCGCGAAACCGGCCAAAGCCAGGGCGCGCTCATATCGGGCCGCGACCTGTTCCTCGCCGACCACGCGAACGGGGCTGGCGCGGTCCGTCGCCTCGGCGGCCAGTTCGGCGCCGATCAGCAGGCCCGACAGAAAGTCCGCCGCGCCGTCCGGATCGAGCTGGCCCGCGAGACTGCGCACGCGGATATTGAACAGATGGGCGGTGACCGCCGGATCCGACAGGGCCAGACGCACCCCGTCGTCGAAGGCTGCGTCATGGCCGCCCGGCTGGCCCATGCCGCGCCCGATCAGGGTCGCCTCGCGCACGGCGGCGAACAGCTCTCCGGTCAGGAAGGTGCGGAATCCCGTGATCGCGCCGCCTTCGACGTGGATCCATTTGCAGTGGGTGCCCGGGGCGACCATCAGCCCGGTCTCGCCGGGCTCGAACAGACCCAGGGCCTGGGTCTCCTCGCCGCGCATGACGTCGCCGAGCCCGTTGGGTATCAGGGCGACGCCCGGGACGATGCGGATGTCGCGATCGGCGACGGGCCGGGCCAGCTGCGCCGCAAGCCCCGCGGCGTTGGCGGGACAGAAGACATAGGGCGCTTCGATCCAGCCCTGACGCGAGCCCGCCATGCCCGCGATCAGCACGGGCGCTTCGCCCAACCAGTCGCCCGCGACCTCGTCCAGCACCCCGGCGAAGGAGTCCGCGCTCAGACGCCCCGCCCCGCGCGGATCGACGCGGCGATCCAGCACCTGCCCCTCCGCGCCGAGGCGCATGACACGCAGATTGCTGGTGCCCCAATCGACTCCGATCAGTTCCGTCATGGGCGGGCCGCTACCACCAGATCGTATAGACGGCGATCAGGAAGGCGATGACGCCCACCGCGGCCAGGTTGAAGCCCAGCGTCGTCTTGTAGGTGATGTTGTCCAGCTTGATCTTCATCGCGTCGGGCTTGGCCGGAACCAGCAGGGACACGATCACCGCGGCGATCAGCGAGGCGACGAAGACGACGCCGACCCGGTTCATGAAGGGGAAGATGAACTGGCCGGTGTCCTGCAGCCACCAGAAGACGGCGGACAGAACCACTGAGCCGATCGCGGCGGTCAGGGCGCCGGCCTCGGAGGCCCGCTTCCAGAACAGGCCCAGCATGAAGATGACCACAATGCCGGGAGTGAAGAAGCCGGTGAACTCCTGAATGAACTGGAAGGCCTGATCGGCCGAGCCCAGCAGCGGACGGGCGGTCAGGACGCCAATCACCATGGCCACGACGGCGGCGACGCGGCCGACCAGCACCAGGTTCTGCTCGGAGACGTCCTTCCTGACCTTGGCATAGAGGTCCAGGGTGAAGATGGTCGAGATCGAGTTCACCTTGGAGGCCAGCGAGGCGACGATGGCGGCGATCAGGGCGGCGAAGACCAGACCCTTCAGGCCGGTCGGCAGCAGGTTCATCATCGTCGGATAGGCCTCGTCCGGCTTGGCCAGACCCGGGGCGATGATCAGGGCCGCCAGACCCGGCAGGACGATGATCACCGGCATCAGCAGCTTCAGATAGGCTGCGAAGGCGATGCCCTTCTGGGCTTCCGGCAGCGACTTGGCGGCCAGGGCGCGCTGGATGATGTACTGGTTGAAGCCCCAGTAGCTGATGTTCATGACCCACAGGCCGCCCAGCAGCACGGCGATGCCCGGCAGCTGCTGATAGTGGGGATTGTCCTTCGACAGGATCATGTCGAACTTCTCGGGGAAGCGATGCAGCAGGGCGGTGAAGCCATCGACGACGCCCGAACCGCCGGTGCTGTCGGCGATATGGTTCAGGGCGATGAAGCCGATGATCAGGCCGCCCGCGACCAGCAGGGCCACCTGCACGATATCGGTCAGGGCCACAGCCTTCAGGCCGCCCCACAGCTGATAGGCCAGGGCGAAGACGGCGATGCAGAGGATGGCCAGGTTCTGGTCGATACCGGTCACCGTGGTCACGGCGATGGAGCCCAGCCACAGGATCGAGGTCACGTTCACAAAGACGTAGAGCAGCAGCCAGAAGACGGCCATCACGTTGCGGATCGTCGGGCCGTACCGCTGCTGCAGGAACTGCGGCATGGTCACGATCTCGTTGCGCAGGAAGATCGGCAGGAAGAACTTGCCCACGATCAGCAGGGTCAGGGCCGCCATCCACTCATAGGAGGCGATGCCCAGGCCGATCACATAGCCCGAGCCGCTCATGCCGATAATCTGTTCGGCGGAGATGTTGGCCGCGATCAGCGAGGCGCCGATGGCCCACCAGGGCAGGTTCTTGGACGCCAGGAAATAGTCGGTGGAGGTCTTCTTGGCCCCCGACTTGTCGCGCGAGACCCACTGGGCCAGGCCGAAGATCGCCACGGCGTAGATAGCCAGGATGACCAGATCTATGACTGCAAGTTTCACGCGGAGTCCCCCCAAGGGCTGTCGTTCTTCGACGCTGTGGGCAGGGACGCTAGGCCAAGGGTCGGGGATCGTCCACCTGATTTTTATATCTGGCGATACATTTCATTGGTGATCACAATGAGTGTGGCGCGCGCGACGCCCGCGGCCTAGGCTGACGTCAGGAGGATTCTCGATGACCATGCAGGACGAGTCGGATCGCAAATACCGCGCTCCGGCTCTGGAAAAGGGGCTGGACGTGCTCGAGTTGCTGTCGTCTCACGGCCGTCCCATGACGCCGTCGCAGATGTCGGTGGAGCTGGGCCGGTCGGTCAGCGAACTGTTCCGCATGATTCAGGTGCTGGAGTTCCGGCACTATATCGAGGCCACGCCCGACGGCTACCGCCCCACCAACCGCCTGTTTTCGCTGGGCATGACCCAGGCGCCGGTCAAGTCGCTGACCGAAGGCGCCCTGCCGATTATGCGCGATCTGGCGCGCGACACCGTCCAGTCCTGCCACCTCGTCGTCCCGACAGAGGACCAGATCGTGGTCATCGCCCGCATCGAGAGCCCCGGCGACCTGGGCTATTCCGTGCGTCTCGGCTATCGCCGCAGCATCATCGACGCCTCGTCCGGCCTGCTCTTCTACGGCTGCGCATCCGATCGCACCCAGGTAGCCCTGAAGGCGCGTCTTGAGCCGCTCTACGACGCCGACCGTCTGGCCCGTTACTATGCCGACGCCGAGGCCGCGGCCGCGCAGGGCTTCGTCCGCCGCGCGAGCGACTTCGTCATGGGGGTCACCGATCTGGTCGCCCCGATCATGGGCGCCGACAGCGTCATCGCCACCCTGATCACCCCCTATATCCAGCACGCCGGCGCGGCCTGCGATATCGACGCCTCGCTGGAGTACCTGCGCGCGGCCGTGCGCGCCATCTCGGCGGAAATGTCGGGCATGTCGCAAGCCTGAGTCACAGGCCTGAGTCACCGGCTCAATCAAAGGCTTGGGCTCATATTCGGTAACCGCCGTTGACTTGGCGGAGACGCGCCGTCATTTTTGCCTGCAATATCGCTTTCATTGATGAAAGCAGCAAAGACGCCGCGGAGACCGCTCCCGGCAGCAGGGAAACGACATGGGCGCGATCTATCCTGACCTGGCCGGCAAGGTCGTCATCGTCACCGGCGGGGCCGGCGGCATCGGCGAGGCCATCACCCGGTCCTTCATCGCCCAGAAGGCGAAGGTCGGCTTCCTCGACATCGACGTCGTGCGCGGCGAACGTCTGGCCGCCGAGCTCGGCGCCGACGCCCGCTTCGTGAAGTGCGACCTGACCGACATCCCGGCGCTCAAGGCCGCGATCCAGACCGTTCGCGACGCCTTCGGGCCCATCGACGTCCTGATCAACAACGCCGCCCACGACGAGCGCCACGCGACGCTCGAGGTCACCGAGGACTACTGGGACGGCCGCATGGCCGTGAACCTGAAGCACCAGTTCTTCGCCGCCCAAGCGGTCCTCCCGGACATGCAGGCGACCGGCAAGGGCGCCATCGTCAACATGGGCTCGACCTCCTGGGTCATCGGCCAGGGCGGCATGCCCGCCTACACGGCGTCCAAGTCGGCGGTCATCGGCCTGACCCGCTCCCTCGCGCGCGATTTCGGCGAGTTCGGCGTGCGGGTGAACGCCATCGCCCCCGGCTGGATCATGACCGAGCGCCAGCTCGAGCTCTGGGTCACGCCCGAGACCGAGAAGAGCATCTACGAGAACCAGTGCCTGAAGCGCCGCCTCGTCCCTGACGATATCGCCAGGGTCGCCGTCTTCATGAGCTCCGACGAAGCCGGCGCCATCACCAACCAGCACTACATCGTCGACGGCGGCTGGAACTGATGACCGCTCCTTTCAAGCCTCTGAAGAAGCCCCTGCGGTCGCGCGCCTGGTTCAACAATCCGGACAACCCGGACATGACCGCCCTCTATCTTGAGCGGTATCTGAACTACGGCCTGACCCGCGAGGAGCTGCAGTCCGACAAGCCGATCATCGGCATCGCCCAGACCGGCTCGGACCTCAGCCCCTGCAACCGGCACCACATCGAACTGGCCAAGCGGGTCCGCGAAGGCATCCGTGAGGCCGGCGGCATCTGTATGGAGTTCCCGGTCCATCCGATTCAGGAGACCGGCAAGCGCCCCACGGCGGGGCTGGATCGCAACCTCGCCTACCTCGGCCTGGTGGAGAGCCTCTACGGCTATCCGCTGGACGGCGTCGTCCTGACTATCGGCTGCGACAAGACCACCCCCGCCTGCCTGATGGCCGCCGCCACCGTGGACATGCCCGCCATCGCCCTGTCGGTCGGGCCGATGCTGAACGGCTGGCACCGCGGCGAACGCACCGGCTCGGGCACAATCATCTGGAAGGCGCGCGAGATGATGGCGCGCGGCGATCTCGACTACGAAGGTTTCATCGACCTGGTCGCCACCTCGGCGCCGTCAGTCGGCTACTGCAACACCATGGGCACGGCCACGACGATGAACTCGCTGGCCGAGGCGC
The genomic region above belongs to Brevundimonas goettingensis and contains:
- a CDS encoding 2-dehydro-3-deoxygalactonokinase, giving the protein MTELIGVDWGTSNLRVMRLGAEGQVLDRRVDPRGAGRLSADSFAGVLDEVAGDWLGEAPVLIAGMAGSRQGWIEAPYVFCPANAAGLAAQLARPVADRDIRIVPGVALIPNGLGDVMRGEETQALGLFEPGETGLMVAPGTHCKWIHVEGGAITGFRTFLTGELFAAVREATLIGRGMGQPGGHDAAFDDGVRLALSDPAVTAHLFNIRVRSLAGQLDPDGAADFLSGLLIGAELAAEATDRASPVRVVGEEQVAARYERALALAGFAQVSRVSGEVAVARGLYRIWKALP
- a CDS encoding SMP-30/gluconolactonase/LRE family protein, with amino-acid sequence MTAEPELIWDLGAELGEGPVWDAARSCLWFVDIKGRRLHRYTPATGEKASWDAPDQIGFALPAEDGSLMCGVRGGLHRFDPATGGFTLILPVEEDRPQNRLNDGFVAPDGSLWFGSMDDSEEQKTGALYRWFEGELVRHDDGYGVTNGPCLSPDGKTLYHHDTLAKTVLAFDHEAGVLSNRRVFAVTDDGYCDGPTMRADGVLHVGLFNGWGVGLYSPEGERIGKIQTPVQTVTKAAFGGADLQDLYMTTAWLGNADKRAEQPTLGGLYRVRVETPGLVQNLIRLP
- a CDS encoding sodium/sugar symporter, which codes for MKLAVIDLVILAIYAVAIFGLAQWVSRDKSGAKKTSTDYFLASKNLPWWAIGASLIAANISAEQIIGMSGSGYVIGLGIASYEWMAALTLLIVGKFFLPIFLRNEIVTMPQFLQQRYGPTIRNVMAVFWLLLYVFVNVTSILWLGSIAVTTVTGIDQNLAILCIAVFALAYQLWGGLKAVALTDIVQVALLVAGGLIIGFIALNHIADSTGGSGVVDGFTALLHRFPEKFDMILSKDNPHYQQLPGIAVLLGGLWVMNISYWGFNQYIIQRALAAKSLPEAQKGIAFAAYLKLLMPVIIVLPGLAALIIAPGLAKPDEAYPTMMNLLPTGLKGLVFAALIAAIVASLASKVNSISTIFTLDLYAKVRKDVSEQNLVLVGRVAAVVAMVIGVLTARPLLGSADQAFQFIQEFTGFFTPGIVVIFMLGLFWKRASEAGALTAAIGSVVLSAVFWWLQDTGQFIFPFMNRVGVVFVASLIAAVIVSLLVPAKPDAMKIKLDNITYKTTLGFNLAAVGVIAFLIAVYTIWW
- a CDS encoding IclR family transcriptional regulator; this translates as MTMQDESDRKYRAPALEKGLDVLELLSSHGRPMTPSQMSVELGRSVSELFRMIQVLEFRHYIEATPDGYRPTNRLFSLGMTQAPVKSLTEGALPIMRDLARDTVQSCHLVVPTEDQIVVIARIESPGDLGYSVRLGYRRSIIDASSGLLFYGCASDRTQVALKARLEPLYDADRLARYYADAEAAAAQGFVRRASDFVMGVTDLVAPIMGADSVIATLITPYIQHAGAACDIDASLEYLRAAVRAISAEMSGMSQA
- a CDS encoding 2-dehydro-3-deoxy-6-phosphogalactonate aldolase, encoding MTLTVQSALDALPLVAILRGLTPEEAVGVGEALVDAGFTCLEVPLNSPRPLESIRLLRDALDGRAVVGAGTVLTPQAAEDVAGAGGQLIISPNINPRVIERTKALGLFSMPGFFTPTEAFAALEAGADVLKLFPAELAGPGAVKAVKAVLPKGQPLYAVGGVDPANMAGWRAAGADGFGIGSALYKPGRTASEVGAVARAFVGAWSASWSPSA
- a CDS encoding DUF2332 domain-containing protein, whose amino-acid sequence is MTVLTTADARHEFLRQAQRCREMGSPFLASVLEAVDRQLLHAPISANMIMDWSGDLAAAAVALRFNGALHALARRGEPQYLAALYRREHDDFDGAVAAALAQEDRFIANWLREPTQTNEIARAAAILSGLMAAPLNRPMPFELLELGSSCGLNLNLARYAYDLGGLTAGDPASPVRIAPRWRGAAPTVTPVTIASARGVDLHPLNAADANDRERLLSFTWSDQPERSKRLEGALQVALAHPPRIERGDALDWLTEQLAQPQEFGQCRAIVHSMFLQYLPDWDQQAISIMIAAAGAMATSERPLIWIGYEWTKDRTEVELRLTSWPSGETVVLAKGHPYGDWLEWLDASAMPVEVAA
- a CDS encoding SDR family NAD(P)-dependent oxidoreductase, with translation MGAIYPDLAGKVVIVTGGAGGIGEAITRSFIAQKAKVGFLDIDVVRGERLAAELGADARFVKCDLTDIPALKAAIQTVRDAFGPIDVLINNAAHDERHATLEVTEDYWDGRMAVNLKHQFFAAQAVLPDMQATGKGAIVNMGSTSWVIGQGGMPAYTASKSAVIGLTRSLARDFGEFGVRVNAIAPGWIMTERQLELWVTPETEKSIYENQCLKRRLVPDDIARVAVFMSSDEAGAITNQHYIVDGGWN